A genomic segment from Diospyros lotus cultivar Yz01 chromosome 5, ASM1463336v1, whole genome shotgun sequence encodes:
- the LOC127802604 gene encoding LOW QUALITY PROTEIN: probable serine/threonine-protein kinase WNK9 (The sequence of the model RefSeq protein was modified relative to this genomic sequence to represent the inferred CDS: deleted 1 base in 1 codon) translates to MNDLTRLEPDCSEFVEVDPTGRYGRYNEILGKGASKTVYRAFDEYEGIEVAWNQVKLYDFLQSPEDLERLYCEIHLLKTLKHQNIMKFYSSWVDTANRNINFVTEMFTSGTLKQYREKHKRVNIRAVKHWCSQILRGLLYLHSHDPPIIHRDLKCDNIFINGNQGEVKIGDLGLAAILRKSHAVHCVGTPEFMAPEVYAEEYNELVDIYSFGMCILEMVTFEYPYSECTHPAQIYKKVISGKKPDAFYKVKDPEVRQFVEKCLATVSLRLSARELLNDPFLQMEDCESDLRLTEFHGEVDSVDPLLRQPYLQLDYEGKSFSNSSFNGYSNGLNFEASNGWEYHWPEIEQSGIELFEYNDDENDEHSADIDITIKGKRREDGSIFLRLRISDKEGRIRNIYFPFDVETDTALSVATEMIAELDITDQDVTNISDMIDGEIASLVPEWQPGPGIEEIPRSGTSCFCQNCASNHTSTGSFMNFLSNNPGHRNFQILQCSGNGCAATHGRFEEITYQVDGPEHHPPESVNNLNLSSQTNGLHYTGIWDHDEKPECSSLDSRECLCEESKKLDQPTSAKDKTERGMEHKDSSFGGNLIQSISDSNYLTAIPSLSRDVVRDYQEEIQQELRWVRAKYQMELRKLRDQQLGLVPRPPPKVNSDSVVSKNKILINGVSSSSILNPLQGEIILKSPTTLRGQVQISCPSLEEAQRVQKWEETVSTSNKNSLCSGSLLSHTLHRTTSLPVDSVDI, encoded by the exons ATGAATGATCTCACCCGTCTCGAACCAGATTGCTCGGAGTTCGTTGAGGTTGATCCGACCGGAAGATATGGCAGA TACAATGAAATCCTCGGGAAAGGAGCCTCCAAGACAGT TTACAGGGCGTTTGATGAGTACGAGGGGATTGAAGTTGCTTGGAACCAGGTCAAGCTCTATGATTTTCTTCAGAGCCCTGAAGATCTTGAGAGGCTCTACTGCGAGATTCATTTGCTCAAGACATTGAAGCACCAGAACATTATGAAGTTCTACTCTTCTTGGGTCGATACTGCCAATAGAAACATCAATTTTGTGACCGAGATGTTCACTTCTGGGACCCTAAAACA ATACAGGGAAAAGCACAAGAGAGTGAACATAAGGGCAGTGAAGCACTGGTGCAGCCAGATCTTGAGAGGGCTTCTCTATCTCCATAGCCATGATCCCCCAATCATCCACAGAGATCTCAAGTGTGACAATATCTTTATCAATGGAAACCAAGGGGAAGTGAAGATCGGCGATCTCGGCCTCGCGGCGATTCTTCGAAAATCACACGCTGTTCACTGTGTTG GGACACCGGAATTCATGGCTCCGGAAGTATATGCTGAGGAATACAATGAATTAGTGGACATTTATTCTTTTGGAATGTGCATATTGGAAATGGTCACCTTTGAATATCCCTATAGCGAATGCACTCACCCCGCCCAGATCTACAAGAAAGTTATTTCG GGGAAAAAACCTGATGCCTTCTACAAAGTGAAGGATCCAGAGGTCCGGCAATTTGTTGAGAAATGCTTGGCCACTGTGTCACTGAGGCTCTCTGCGAGGGAGCTTCTAAATGACCCTTTTCTCCAGATGGAAGATTGTGAATCCGATCTAAGATTGACAGAGTTTCATGGAGAAGTAGATTCCGTAGACCCTCTATTGAGGCAGCCATATCTCCAATTAGATTATGAAGGGAAGTCGTTTAGTAACAGCTCCTTCAACGGCTACTCCAATGGACTCAATTTTGAAGCCTCTAATGGATGGGAGTACCATTGGCCTGAAATTGAACAGAGTGGAATCGAACTATTTGAATACAATGATGATGAAAACGACGAGCATTCTGCTGATATTGATATAACCATCAAAGGGAAGAGGAGAGAAGACGGTAGCATCTTCCTAAGACTCAGAATTTCAGATAAAGAAG GGCGCATTCGTAACATCTATTTTCCGTTCGACGTTGAAACTGATACAGCATTGAGCGTTGCGACAGAAATGATTGCAGAGCTGGATATAACAGATCAGGATGTGACTAATATATCTGACATGATCGATGGGGAGATTGCTTCATTGGTTCCTGAATGGCAGCCTGGGCCAGGAATTGAAGAAATTCCCCGCTCTGGTACTTCATGCTTCTGCCAGAATTGTGCCTCGAATCACACCTCTACCGGTTCCTTCATGAACTtcctatcaaataatccaggtCACAGAAACTTCCAGATTCTGCAATGTTCTGGAAACGGTTGTGCAGCCACCCATGGTCGGTTTGAAGAGATAACATATCAAGTCGATGGACCTGAACACCATCCTCCAGAAAGCGTGAACAATCTAAATTTATCGAGCCAAACTAATGGTTTGCATTATACAGGCATTTGGGATCACGATGAAAAGCCT GAGTGCAGCTCACTGGACTCTCGAGAGTGCCTCTGTGAAGAATCCAAAAAATTGGATCAACCAACTTCAGCAAAAGATAAGACAGAACGAGGAATGGAGCACAAGGATTCATCCTTCGGTGGAAATTTGATCCAATCGATATCAGATTCCAACTATTTAACCGCGATCCCTTCATTGTCTCGTGATGTTGTCCGTGATTACCAGGAAGAAATTCAGCAGGAACTGAGATGGGTCAGAGCAAAGTACCAGATGGAACTGAGAAAACTCAGAGATCAACAACTGGGACTTGTACCAAGGCCTCCTCCAAAGGTTAATTCGGATTCGGTTGTTTCCAAGAACAAAATCTTGATCAATGGGGTTTCATCAAGTTCAATTTTGAATCCATTACAAGGTGAGATTATCTTGAAATCTCCTACAACTTTGCGAGGCCAAGTTCAGATAAGTTGCCCCAGTTTGGAAGAAGCGCAAAGGGTTCAAAAATGGGAGGAAACAGTTAGTACTAGCAACAAGAACTCACTTTGCTCGGGTTCACTGCTTTCACACACTCTTCACAGAACAACATCCCTACCAGTTGATTCTGTTGATATATAA